Proteins from a single region of Arctopsyche grandis isolate Sample6627 chromosome 1, ASM5162203v2, whole genome shotgun sequence:
- the LOC143909287 gene encoding uncharacterized protein LOC143909287, with product MIGHRSNSLFSNGTILIIIIVEFCSDLATVDGLGRLAKKKVNLVNDDQLLSLGRTYSLEDFFWTGSGDGPLPPADSPGHNTIIKTTTILATVFLDSPSAMPTETVNKDEDCLTECPISPPSGEIDPTRVGEDDSEDKRIDASLPDPRYWLLTVLRAPAAPLPPALSRSLARLYQRAFLRQQERHLGIVTTSAVSLRKKHHTDSDDTVINNTSISLSIQQNKFIENEFLNHTNNFDNHLNVNSSEEIKDIKENSNVTRSIKYLNHTYSLEFTPDILNISQNVRQKRSAKSIAQELNIILMKNYSFDDVKDLSNVLDVVKREVYGEVGQPMVEVFLYNLTRDNISGINDEVKIIYWVSVGGRPVPARTAARDMHLLADSEVVAELGYPITTKAEPYLKSPQPLNGVLHAYNMRDTWLIIGGSIVAAIILLSLVALLACRLVNRRKSSAASRILQSEKMNIDGKRMSHQIDISKGKDNVAYLHEEKDKKIFTSSDKKKSEERYVTHVGDYEQRKFSSQRLSSAGSTSSSSSTETSQMTITLRQRQRLFEQQMQNEYATVNKKNKSKHKKIRSKKVGIANETATLEDSSSVNKSKLNRFVLSSPSSHSSSSCDSVIIRRPQGVVSPTSYLSMPSVKSFPRGNAVEPLSRVLEPLSVRHLDMDSDSPVQASRRKVYDGSKGVSASMDSKVKSSENSEKSNVKDDENISTNLVRLGSINRDPGVVGPMVWDLHRRKLDKVFISDSQISDDVSSGGGNNISKMRQRFSELVDDAFSLFGSGNTSPKSKNLNASVNININNSERLPIPGDASNIYRRHSAKDGTKYNSKDPSKQYDRPQTALPPRPPLPRQSISPTLAWSSNDNTSMKRATSASGVRRPIIDVALVNSDAVLSPDDPAIPLIQAIKKELEKLPGTSDA from the exons ATGATCGGTCACCGGTCAAATTCATTGTTTTCCAATGGCACCATCCTCATCATTATCATCGTGGAGTTTTGTTCGGATCTGGCCACGGTCGACGGACTCGGTCGTTTGGCTAAAAAGAAAG ttaATTTGGTGAATGACGATCAGCTATTGTCTCTTGGAAGAACTTACAGCTTGGAAGATTTTTTTTGGACTGGTTCTGGAGATGGTCCTCTTCCTCCTGCTGATAGTCCAGGCCATAATACCATAATAAAAACAACCACAATATTAGCAACTGTGTTTTTGGATTCACCTTCAGCCATGCCGACG GaaactgtaaataaagatgAAGATTGTCTCACAGAATGTCCTATCAGTCCACCTAGTGGAGAAATCGATCCAACGAGAGTGGGCGAAGATGATAGTGAAGATAAAAGGATTGATGCATCATTACCTGATCCAAGATATTGGCTATTAACTGTTCTTAGAGCTCCTGCTGCTCCTTTACCACCAGCTCTTTCTCGAAGTCTAGCACGGCTTTATCAAAGAGCTTTCctgag acAACAAGAGAGGCATCTGGGTATTGTAACAACATCAGCTGTAAGTTTAAGAAAAAAGCATCATACAGATTCTGATGATACCGTTATCAACAATACTTCAATATCGCTATCAATACAACAAAACAAATtcattgaaaatgaatttttgaatcacacaaataattttgataatCATCTTAATGTCAATAGTAGTGAGGAAATAAAAGATATTAAAGAAAATTCGAACGTTACTCgaagtataaaatatttaaatcacacTTACTCATTGGAATTTACACcagatattttgaatataagtCAAAATGTACGACAAAAACGATCTGCAAAAAGTATTGCTCaagaattaaatattattttaatgaaaaattattccTTTGATGATGTGAAAGATTTAAGTAACGTATTAGATGTAGTCAAAAGAGAAGTTTATGGTGAAGTCGGCCAACCGATGGTTGAAgtctttttatacaatttaactagg GACAATATATCTGGTATAAAcgatgaagtaaaaataatttattgggtATCAGTTGGAGGACGACCCGTGCCAGCAAGGACGGCAGCACGTGATATGCATTTACTAGCCGACTCTGAAGTAGTTGCTGAATTGGGTTATCCTATAACTACAAAAGCTGaac ctTATTTGAAATCACCACAACCATTAAACGGTGTACTTCACGCATATAATATGAGAGACACGTGGCTTATTATTGGGGGTTCCATTGTGGCTGCAATAATACTATTGAGCTTAGTAGCGCTTTTGGCATGTAGATTGGTGAATCGTAGAAAGTCATCGGCTGCAAGCAGAATTTTACAATCTGAAAAAATGAATATCGATGGTAAAAGAATGAGTCACCAAATAGATATATCCAAAGGAAAAGATAACGTTGCCTATTTACATGAAGAAAAGgataaaaaa ATCTTCACTTCGTCGGATAAAAAGAAATCTGAAGAGCGATATGTAACACACGTTGGAGATTATGAACAGAGAAAATTTTCTTCGCAAAGACTAAGTTCAGCAGGTAGTACATCAag TTCAAGTTCCACGGAAACATCACAAATGACAATTACTCTGCGACAACGGCAAAGATTATTCGAACAACAAATGCAAAATGAATATGCTACAgttaacaagaaaaataaatcgaaacacaaaaaaattagatcaaaaaaag ttggtATAGCAAATGAAACTGCCACATTGGAAGATTCAAGTTCAGTTAACAAATCGAAATTGAATCGATTTGTTTTGTCAAGTCCGTCGTCCCATTCATCTTCAAGTTGTGATAGTGTTATAATACGCAGACCACAAGGTGTTGTGAGCCCTACATCTTATTTGTCAATGCCTTCTGTAAAATCATTTCCTCG AGGGAATGCAGTAGAACCGCTTTCACGTGTTTTAGAGCCACTTAGTGTTAGGCACTTGGATATGGATTCAGATTCACCCGTGCAGGCAAGTCGTAGAAAAGTATACGATGGATCAAAAGGTGTATCTGCAAGTATGGACTCAAAAGTAAAAAGTTCAGAAAATTCAGAAAAATCAAATGTCAAAGatgatgaaaatatttcaacaaatttAGTACGTTTAGGGAGCATTAACAGAGATCCTGGCGTTGTCGGACCAATGGTTTGGGATTTGCACCGTCGCAAATTAGACAAAG tttttatttcAGATTCTCAAATTAGTGACGATGTGAGTAGTGGCGGTGGAAATAACATATCGAAAATGAGACAGAGATTTAGTGAGTTGGTTGATGATGCATTTAGTTTATTTGGAAGTGGAAATACcagtccaaaatcaaaaaatctaaACGCATCagtaaacataaacataaataattcaGAGAGATTACCAATACCAGGAGATGCATCAAATATCTACAGAAGACATTCTGCAAAAGATGG GactaaatataattcaaaagatCCCAGTAAACAATATGATCGTCCACAAACTGCATTACCTCCTAGACCACCATTACCTCGTCAAAGTATAAGTCCAACATTAGCTTGGAGTTCCAATGATAATACATCAATg aaacgAGCTACAAGTGCTAGTGGAGTCAGAAGACCTATAATTGATGTTGCTTTGGTAAATTCAGATGCCGTACTTTCTCCGGATGATCCAGCAATTCCTTTAATACAAGCAATCAAAAAAGAGTTAGAAAAGTTACCTGGAACTAGCGATGCATAG
- the LOC143918185 gene encoding uncharacterized protein LOC143918185 isoform X1, translating to MIFKSFYCIILLCSFYIMTVCCEKCDSTPCLSENLKQSITRLWTVPNHMNCLLKEFKDKIISLLDVVDDNQFSVLVPMSLWSVDILTGFNPEVSPTCVFGNLIDGAISANDRKTSGHMHENIKKFGELCQKAIFNSIDIGLQAAGCPERKTHKNTCPKSCPVETKAVDRILEIEKDNIPAGLHCLIKRLVSSKNTDEKVIGLAAVASLTKPSIDFFSKIDDDSSFLKMIQLKGCNIKISKESCLRREKQLKQYANDLSAATSNVINNLTKHEHPLAESPTSTA from the exons atgatttttaaatcattttattgtatt atTTTGCTATGTAGCTTTTACATAATGACAGTATGTTGCGAAAAGTGTGACTCTACACCATGCCTTTCAGAAAATTTGAA GCAATCAATAACAAGACTATGGACTGTACCAAATCATATGAACTGCCTTTTAAAAGAATTTAAGGACAAAATAATAAGTTTATTAGATGTGGTTGACGATAACCAATTTAGTGTTTTAGTACCAATGTCTCTATGGTCAGTGGATATATTAACAGGATTCAACCCCGAAGTTTCACCTACATGTGTATTTGGAAAC CTTATAGATGGAGCGATTTCGGCTAATGATCGTAAAACTTCTGGGCATATGCatgaaaatataaagaaatttgGTGAATTATGTCAAAAAGCAatttttaattctattgacATAGGCTTGCAAGCAGCAGGTTGTCCTGAAagaaaaacacataaaaat acGTGTCCAAAGTCATGTCCAGTAGAAACAAAAGCAGTGGATAGAATTTTGGAGATTGAAAAAGATAATATTCCAGCCGGGCTTCATTGTCTTATAAAGCGTTTGGTTTCTTCAAAAAATACAGATGAAAAAGTAATTGGACTTGCTGCAGTAGCATCGTTAACAAAACCGAGTATTGACTTCTTTTCAAAAATAGATGACGACTCCTCATTCTTAAAG ATGATCCAGCTTAAAggatgtaatataaaaatatcaaaagaatCTTGTTTGCGACgagaaaaacaattaaaacagTATGCAAATGATTTAAGTGCTGCAACGTCAAATGTCATTAATAATCTGACAAAAC
- the LOC143918185 gene encoding uncharacterized protein LOC143918185 isoform X2 — translation MIFKSFYCIILLCSFYIMTVCCEKCDSTPCLSENLKQSITRLWTVPNHMNCLLKEFKDKIISLLDVVDDNQFSVLVPMSLWSVDILTGFNPEVSPTCVFGNLIDGAISANDRKTSGHMHENIKKFGELCQKAIFNSIDIGLQAAGCPERKTHKNTCPKSCPVETKAVDRILEIEKDNIPAGLHCLIKRLVSSKNTDEKVIGLAAVASLTKPSIDFFSKIDDDSSFLKMIQLKGCNIKISKESCLRREKQLKQYANDLSAATSNVINNLTKHVLNKLADS, via the exons atgatttttaaatcattttattgtatt atTTTGCTATGTAGCTTTTACATAATGACAGTATGTTGCGAAAAGTGTGACTCTACACCATGCCTTTCAGAAAATTTGAA GCAATCAATAACAAGACTATGGACTGTACCAAATCATATGAACTGCCTTTTAAAAGAATTTAAGGACAAAATAATAAGTTTATTAGATGTGGTTGACGATAACCAATTTAGTGTTTTAGTACCAATGTCTCTATGGTCAGTGGATATATTAACAGGATTCAACCCCGAAGTTTCACCTACATGTGTATTTGGAAAC CTTATAGATGGAGCGATTTCGGCTAATGATCGTAAAACTTCTGGGCATATGCatgaaaatataaagaaatttgGTGAATTATGTCAAAAAGCAatttttaattctattgacATAGGCTTGCAAGCAGCAGGTTGTCCTGAAagaaaaacacataaaaat acGTGTCCAAAGTCATGTCCAGTAGAAACAAAAGCAGTGGATAGAATTTTGGAGATTGAAAAAGATAATATTCCAGCCGGGCTTCATTGTCTTATAAAGCGTTTGGTTTCTTCAAAAAATACAGATGAAAAAGTAATTGGACTTGCTGCAGTAGCATCGTTAACAAAACCGAGTATTGACTTCTTTTCAAAAATAGATGACGACTCCTCATTCTTAAAG ATGATCCAGCTTAAAggatgtaatataaaaatatcaaaagaatCTTGTTTGCGACgagaaaaacaattaaaacagTATGCAAATGATTTAAGTGCTGCAACGTCAAATGTCATTAATAATCTGACAAAAC